In one Nitrososphaera viennensis EN76 genomic region, the following are encoded:
- a CDS encoding acylphosphatase: MKKTRAHVFVTGKVQGVYFRQNTQMTAREHGATGWVRNLPDGRVEAVIEGDDATVRKVVDWCRHGPPAARVDSIDVKHETYTGEFAGFEII, translated from the coding sequence TTGAAAAAAACGCGGGCTCATGTTTTTGTGACCGGCAAGGTCCAGGGCGTCTATTTCCGGCAGAACACGCAGATGACCGCAAGGGAGCACGGCGCCACAGGCTGGGTGCGCAACCTGCCTGACGGCCGGGTGGAGGCTGTCATAGAAGGCGACGACGCGACCGTGAGAAAGGTAGTCGACTGGTGCCGCCACGGGCCGCCAGCGGCAAGGGTCGACAGCATCGACGTAAAACACGAAACCTACACCGGCGAGTTTGCCGGCTTTGAGATAATCTGA
- a CDS encoding DUF5655 domain-containing protein, whose amino-acid sequence MKDNNFGFLPSSSSSSGGRPFEAHLAGLQEPAKSIMADLRKFALSLGPSMIEEARPHRVVYAKTLTFRTFLDVEPAIDHLVIEIRAGGRQTPPARIIVKTQEDAERAKKAIAEAYEKIR is encoded by the coding sequence ATGAAGGATAATAATTTTGGATTCCTGCCTTCTTCCTCGTCTTCCAGCGGCGGGCGCCCGTTTGAGGCGCACCTTGCGGGCCTGCAAGAGCCGGCAAAAAGCATCATGGCCGACCTGCGCAAGTTTGCCCTGTCGCTTGGTCCAAGCATGATAGAAGAGGCGAGGCCGCACAGGGTGGTGTACGCAAAGACGCTGACGTTTCGCACTTTTCTTGATGTCGAGCCGGCTATCGATCATCTCGTAATCGAGATCAGGGCAGGAGGCCGCCAGACGCCGCCTGCACGGATCATCGTCAAGACGCAGGAAGATGCCGAGCGTGCGAAAAAGGCGATAGCAGAGGCGTACGAAAAGATCCGCTAG
- the hisF gene encoding imidazole glycerol phosphate synthase subunit HisF gives MTLAKRIIPCLDVDNGRVVKGVHFADVKDAGDPVELAKKYSEQGADELVFLDITASQQGRDTMKNVVRKVASVIDIPFTVGGGIKKLEDARGILLSGADKVSINTAAVKSPGLITQLMEIFGKQCVVVAIDAKRRYCEGVECKGKHTFRDKKKGRYWFEVMIYGGKEGTGLDAIAWAREVEKKGAGEILLTSIDADGTENGYDVELTKAICKASTIPVIASGGCGSPRHMRDVFEKADVDAALAASIFHYEKTTVDKVKKYLKRSGVRTRI, from the coding sequence ATGACCCTTGCAAAGCGCATAATACCGTGCCTTGACGTGGACAACGGCCGCGTGGTCAAGGGCGTGCATTTTGCAGACGTCAAGGACGCCGGCGACCCTGTCGAGCTGGCGAAAAAGTACAGCGAGCAGGGAGCAGACGAGCTTGTGTTTCTCGACATCACGGCGTCGCAGCAGGGGAGAGACACTATGAAAAACGTGGTGCGCAAGGTGGCAAGCGTCATCGACATCCCGTTCACGGTCGGAGGAGGCATCAAGAAGCTGGAGGACGCACGCGGGATCCTGCTTTCGGGGGCCGACAAGGTGTCGATAAACACCGCGGCGGTAAAGAGCCCGGGGCTGATAACGCAATTGATGGAGATTTTCGGCAAGCAGTGCGTGGTAGTTGCGATAGACGCCAAGCGCCGGTACTGCGAAGGCGTTGAGTGCAAAGGGAAGCATACATTTCGAGACAAGAAGAAAGGCCGGTACTGGTTTGAGGTGATGATATACGGCGGCAAGGAGGGGACGGGCCTTGACGCAATAGCGTGGGCGCGCGAGGTCGAGAAGAAAGGCGCCGGCGAGATCCTCTTGACGAGCATCGACGCCGACGGCACGGAAAACGGCTATGACGTCGAGCTGACAAAAGCGATATGCAAGGCATCCACAATACCGGTCATTGCGTCCGGCGGCTGCGGGAGCCCGCGCCACATGCGCGACGTGTTTGAAAAGGCCGACGTCGACGCGGCTCTTGCGGCGTCCATATTCCACTATGAAAAGACCACGGTCGACAAGGTCAAGAAATACCTGAAGAGGAGCGGGGTCAGGACAAGGATATGA
- the hisA gene encoding 1-(5-phosphoribosyl)-5-[(5-phosphoribosylamino)methylideneamino]imidazole-4-carboxamide isomerase has product MKVIPAIDIMGGMVVRLVKGDAQNKVVYGSDPAEMAKKWEAAGADMLHVVDLDAAFGTGNNAGAIAKVVSAVKTPVQVAGGIRTPEAAKEALEKAARVVIGTMAYSDPEAVRKLAKKHPGRVVVSIDQAGGMIMVKGWSESAGVKVNDAISQFVSMGVEDFLLTSIERDGTLQGPDIETLANAVAFSDKARIIASGGISSLEDTIRVKSVGCAAVILGKAMYDGRVSIERVKAIA; this is encoded by the coding sequence ATGAAGGTGATCCCGGCTATAGACATCATGGGCGGAATGGTGGTGAGGCTCGTCAAGGGCGACGCCCAGAACAAGGTCGTCTACGGAAGCGACCCGGCAGAGATGGCCAAAAAATGGGAGGCCGCCGGCGCCGACATGCTCCATGTGGTAGACCTTGACGCGGCTTTTGGCACCGGGAATAACGCAGGGGCGATAGCCAAGGTCGTGTCGGCCGTGAAAACGCCGGTACAGGTCGCAGGGGGCATCAGGACGCCCGAAGCCGCAAAAGAGGCGCTTGAAAAGGCTGCGCGAGTCGTCATCGGCACGATGGCCTACAGCGACCCCGAAGCGGTGAGAAAGCTTGCCAAGAAGCACCCCGGCAGGGTCGTGGTTTCGATAGACCAGGCCGGCGGAATGATCATGGTAAAGGGCTGGAGCGAGTCTGCCGGCGTCAAAGTCAATGACGCGATATCGCAGTTTGTCTCAATGGGCGTCGAGGACTTTTTGCTCACAAGCATCGAGCGCGACGGGACATTGCAGGGCCCGGACATCGAGACGCTTGCAAACGCGGTAGCATTCAGCGATAAGGCAAGGATAATCGCAAGCGGAGGCATCTCCAGCCTCGAGGACACGATAAGGGTAAAGAGCGTCGGGTGCGCCGCAGTGATACTTGGCAAGGCGATGTACGACGGCAGGGTTTCCATAGAGAGGGTGAAGGCGATAGCATGA
- the hisH gene encoding imidazole glycerol phosphate synthase subunit HisH, whose amino-acid sequence MTKIAIFDYGAGNLFSLKSALERNGAKKVDIIYDMKDLDRYDGLVLPGVGNFDPAIQSIEKDAKRLDSAIEKGMPVMGICLGMEMLFNRSEEGKLEGLKILDGEVVMLPKGKVKVPHMGWNNLKITAKNSRFLRGIENDSWVYFVHSYKTVPKDKKLVTASSDYGTTVPAVVEKGNLVGVQFHPEKSGDVGARMIKNFLSMCKEAKADKK is encoded by the coding sequence ATGACAAAGATAGCTATATTTGATTACGGCGCGGGAAACCTGTTCAGCCTGAAATCCGCGCTGGAGAGAAACGGCGCCAAAAAGGTGGACATCATCTACGACATGAAAGACCTGGACAGGTACGACGGCCTGGTGCTCCCCGGCGTCGGCAACTTTGATCCTGCCATACAATCGATCGAGAAAGACGCAAAGCGCCTTGATTCTGCCATCGAGAAGGGCATGCCGGTGATGGGGATATGCCTCGGCATGGAGATGCTCTTTAACAGGAGCGAGGAGGGCAAGCTGGAAGGATTGAAAATCTTGGACGGCGAGGTGGTGATGCTCCCAAAGGGCAAGGTAAAGGTGCCGCACATGGGCTGGAACAATTTGAAGATAACAGCAAAAAACAGCAGGTTCCTCAGGGGCATCGAGAACGACTCGTGGGTGTATTTCGTCCACTCGTACAAGACGGTGCCAAAGGACAAAAAGCTGGTCACGGCGTCGTCTGACTATGGCACCACGGTCCCGGCGGTGGTGGAAAAGGGCAACCTGGTGGGCGTCCAGTTCCACCCCGAGAAATCTGGCGACGTGGGCGCCAGGATGATCAAGAACTTTCTTTCGATGTGCAAAGAAGCCAAGGCTGACAAGAAATGA
- a CDS encoding imidazoleglycerol-phosphate dehydratase has product MAPSPAAARKARVERVTKETSVTVEVNIDGDGNTKVKTGLPFIDHLITSIGKHSMMDITLAGKSNDGIVHHLAEDVAIALAQAIDKALGDRARIVRFGSAMVPMDEALAYVAIDLVKRQYHRMDVKLERASIEGIPREDLEHFCRSLLQGLNACTHMVVEYGDNDHHKVEAALKAFALALRAAASIDGRRKGVPSTKGAM; this is encoded by the coding sequence TTGGCTCCTTCTCCTGCTGCTGCGAGGAAGGCTAGGGTCGAGCGCGTCACAAAAGAGACATCAGTCACCGTAGAGGTCAACATTGACGGCGACGGCAACACCAAGGTCAAGACCGGCCTGCCCTTTATCGACCACCTCATAACCTCGATAGGCAAGCACTCGATGATGGACATCACGCTTGCCGGCAAGTCAAACGACGGCATCGTACACCACCTTGCAGAGGACGTTGCAATCGCCCTTGCGCAGGCGATAGACAAGGCGCTGGGCGACAGGGCAAGGATAGTGAGGTTTGGGAGCGCGATGGTGCCTATGGACGAGGCGCTTGCCTATGTCGCAATCGACCTCGTTAAACGTCAATATCACAGGATGGACGTCAAGCTGGAGCGCGCAAGCATTGAAGGTATCCCGAGGGAGGACCTTGAGCACTTTTGCAGGTCGCTCCTGCAGGGCCTCAACGCGTGCACCCACATGGTGGTGGAGTACGGCGACAACGACCACCACAAGGTCGAGGCCGCGCTCAAGGCGTTTGCGCTTGCCCTCAGGGCGGCGGCAAGCATCGACGGCAGGAGGAAAGGGGTGCCAAGCACCAAGGGCGCGATGTGA
- a CDS encoding HAD family hydrolase, with translation MSFDCALFDIDGVLVDIRKSYNEAIKKTVDFVLAQSGMTKMRGLVTDRLILKFRQSGGFNNDTDTSYAIALAMLLANKQQKTTAAGARKFLLEIAENTDETGIESVERFLSRYDIAKIKEMLAYPAPVKDSYIGRVFDELFYGPALFKKQNGIAPKYCMDTKPLIDNDRLAVSKKTMKILYEKLGGNLAIVSGRSRLAAEYSLKPVMQYFDIDACVFLEDEKREYAKPNPYAAKRAMKVMGAKNALYCGDSAEDMLMARRAQEETGLPIAFVGIYGFSPEPAKTLALFKERGAEAVAKSVDLLPKLLLNKVKPA, from the coding sequence ATGTCGTTTGACTGCGCGCTGTTTGACATAGACGGCGTGCTCGTCGACATACGCAAGTCGTACAACGAGGCGATAAAAAAGACGGTCGATTTCGTGCTTGCGCAGTCCGGGATGACAAAGATGCGCGGCCTTGTCACCGACCGGCTGATACTAAAGTTCAGGCAGAGCGGCGGGTTCAACAACGACACCGACACCAGCTATGCGATTGCGCTTGCCATGCTTCTTGCAAACAAACAGCAGAAAACCACGGCGGCCGGCGCGCGCAAGTTCCTGCTAGAAATAGCAGAAAACACAGACGAGACCGGGATAGAGTCTGTTGAAAGGTTCCTCTCAAGATATGACATTGCAAAAATCAAGGAAATGCTTGCTTACCCTGCGCCTGTAAAAGATAGTTACATCGGCAGGGTGTTTGACGAGCTGTTTTACGGGCCGGCGCTCTTTAAAAAGCAGAACGGCATTGCGCCGAAATACTGCATGGATACAAAACCGCTCATCGACAACGACAGGCTTGCCGTGAGCAAAAAGACAATGAAGATTTTGTACGAAAAGCTTGGAGGCAACCTTGCGATCGTCTCTGGAAGGAGCAGGCTTGCCGCGGAGTATTCGCTCAAGCCGGTGATGCAGTATTTTGACATCGACGCCTGCGTGTTTCTGGAGGATGAAAAGAGAGAGTACGCCAAGCCAAACCCCTATGCGGCAAAGAGGGCCATGAAGGTGATGGGCGCAAAAAACGCGCTGTACTGCGGCGACTCGGCCGAGGACATGCTGATGGCCCGCAGGGCACAGGAGGAAACGGGCCTGCCCATTGCGTTTGTCGGGATATACGGCTTTTCTCCCGAGCCAGCCAAGACGCTTGCGCTTTTCAAGGAGAGGGGTGCAGAAGCGGTGGCAAAAAGCGTCGACCTCCTGCCAAAGCTACTATTAAATAAAGTAAAGCCAGCCTAA
- the hisC gene encoding histidinol-phosphate transaminase: MTVEKELKRIAKLDRYVRPEKITGAIKLDSNENFALDGEFVLQVVTEAAKRVDLREYPIDELDGLYEQLARYTGINEKYIGAGSGSDQIIELLLTTLVAGNKKKNKGSRSRATVFVPTFSYFVNRCELHGMRVDRVPLDKNFELDIDRFARSARRSDLVYLCSPNNPTGGQVPRKDAVELLDRLDDSSLVLVDEAYADFSSYSLAREATRRDNVIVLRTLSKAFGLAGARVGYMIAGEKTAGVFRSTIQSPYPVSTLSLTIATGVLERADFVKKTIEGVKGERKRVFERLAEIKGIRVFRSDANFLFVETGKSYSAIARALEKEGIVVKLLGNVSGHAGCMRVTIGTQEMNDRFLKCVEEGATS, translated from the coding sequence ATGACGGTTGAAAAAGAGCTAAAGAGGATAGCGAAACTTGACCGCTACGTCCGGCCCGAAAAGATAACAGGCGCGATAAAGCTGGACTCCAACGAGAATTTCGCGCTGGACGGCGAGTTTGTCCTGCAGGTGGTGACAGAAGCCGCAAAACGCGTCGACCTTCGCGAATACCCGATAGACGAGCTTGACGGCCTCTATGAGCAGCTTGCAAGATACACAGGGATAAATGAAAAATACATCGGCGCCGGCAGCGGCTCTGACCAGATAATCGAGCTCCTGCTGACGACGCTTGTTGCGGGCAACAAGAAGAAGAATAAAGGCAGTAGGAGCAGGGCAACCGTCTTTGTCCCGACGTTTTCATATTTTGTCAACAGGTGCGAGCTGCACGGAATGAGGGTCGATAGGGTTCCGCTCGACAAAAATTTCGAGCTTGACATCGACAGGTTTGCAAGGAGCGCAAGGAGATCCGACCTTGTCTACCTCTGCTCGCCAAACAACCCGACGGGCGGCCAGGTGCCAAGAAAAGACGCGGTGGAGCTCCTGGACAGGCTTGACGACAGCAGCCTCGTGCTCGTCGACGAGGCATACGCCGACTTTTCCAGCTACTCGCTTGCAAGGGAAGCCACAAGGCGCGACAACGTGATAGTGCTCCGTACGCTGTCAAAGGCGTTTGGGCTTGCCGGCGCGCGCGTCGGCTACATGATAGCAGGAGAAAAGACGGCAGGGGTGTTCCGCTCTACCATACAGTCGCCGTACCCGGTCAGCACGCTTTCGCTCACAATAGCCACGGGCGTCCTTGAAAGGGCCGATTTCGTGAAAAAGACCATCGAGGGCGTCAAGGGCGAGCGCAAGCGCGTCTTTGAAAGGCTTGCAGAGATAAAGGGCATCAGGGTTTTCAGGTCGGACGCAAACTTTCTCTTTGTCGAAACAGGCAAGAGTTACTCTGCGATTGCAAGGGCGCTTGAAAAGGAAGGGATAGTGGTCAAGCTGCTTGGCAACGTCTCCGGGCATGCAGGCTGCATGCGCGTCACTATTGGCACGCAGGAGATGAACGACAGGTTCCTAAAATGCGTCGAAGAAGGGGCAACTAGCTGA
- the hisD gene encoding histidinol dehydrogenase: MKVVNVVAGEPAAEAAKLRKSANAISDALMAQARAIMDDVSAHGDPAVIDYTAKFDGVRLGSLKVTGQEVKDAYEKVSREQVKALKLMKARLEKSELAVLKRLKNIKIRSEGVSIERTVQPVASVGCYIPGGKARYPSTVVMCAVPAKVAGVKRIVAISPPAKDGSIDPLTLVAADICGVDEIYKAGGAQGIAALAYGTQTIRPVSKIVGPGGMFVTAAKLAASSAVSTDMVAGPTELLIYADSSADPRLVAVDLISQAEHSPDTVCGLVTTSEKLAAQVQEQADAVISSGVARSEIVKKSLSQNGFVAICKDERACAEFANEFAPEHLEVISASKKKAEAFANRIESAGLVLVGPDAPSSASDYCLGSNHVLPTLGFGKSRASLSVLDYVKLVNRVKVTRAGLAKVDSAVKEMATAEGLPNHYEAVRARRRKEKEE, from the coding sequence ATGAAGGTTGTAAACGTCGTCGCCGGCGAGCCGGCAGCAGAAGCGGCAAAGCTGCGCAAGTCGGCCAACGCGATTTCTGACGCGCTGATGGCTCAGGCGCGCGCAATAATGGATGACGTTTCGGCGCACGGCGACCCCGCGGTGATTGACTACACTGCAAAATTTGACGGCGTCAGGCTTGGTTCATTGAAGGTGACAGGGCAGGAGGTCAAGGACGCCTATGAGAAAGTGTCAAGGGAGCAGGTTAAAGCGCTGAAGCTGATGAAGGCGCGCCTTGAAAAGAGCGAGCTTGCAGTGCTCAAGAGGCTCAAAAACATCAAGATTAGATCAGAGGGCGTTTCGATAGAAAGAACAGTGCAGCCGGTGGCAAGCGTGGGCTGCTACATACCGGGCGGAAAGGCGAGGTACCCAAGCACGGTGGTGATGTGCGCCGTGCCGGCCAAGGTGGCAGGCGTAAAGCGCATAGTCGCAATATCTCCTCCGGCAAAGGACGGCTCCATAGACCCGCTGACGCTCGTGGCTGCTGACATTTGCGGCGTCGATGAAATTTACAAGGCGGGAGGCGCGCAGGGGATAGCCGCGCTTGCGTACGGCACGCAGACGATAAGGCCGGTGAGCAAGATAGTCGGCCCGGGAGGCATGTTCGTCACGGCGGCCAAGTTGGCCGCGTCAAGTGCCGTGTCAACTGACATGGTCGCAGGCCCGACGGAGCTCTTGATATACGCCGACTCGTCCGCTGACCCCAGATTGGTTGCGGTGGACCTCATATCGCAGGCGGAGCACAGCCCCGACACGGTGTGCGGCCTCGTGACGACCTCGGAAAAACTGGCAGCGCAGGTGCAGGAGCAGGCTGACGCGGTGATTTCATCAGGTGTTGCTAGGTCAGAGATCGTGAAAAAGAGCCTGTCGCAGAACGGCTTTGTAGCCATCTGCAAGGACGAAAGGGCGTGCGCCGAGTTTGCAAACGAGTTTGCGCCGGAACACCTAGAGGTAATCAGCGCCAGCAAAAAGAAGGCAGAGGCGTTTGCGAACAGGATCGAGTCTGCAGGGCTCGTGCTCGTCGGCCCCGACGCGCCGTCGTCTGCAAGCGACTATTGCCTCGGGTCAAACCACGTGCTTCCCACCCTTGGATTTGGCAAGTCAAGGGCGTCGCTTTCCGTGCTCGACTATGTCAAGCTGGTAAACAGGGTAAAGGTGACAAGGGCAGGCCTTGCAAAAGTAGATAGCGCGGTAAAAGAGATGGCGACGGCGGAAGGGCTGCCAAACCACTACGAGGCGGTAAGGGCAAGAAGGAGAAAGGAGAAAGAAGAATGA